A section of the Elizabethkingia anophelis R26 genome encodes:
- the lpdA gene encoding dihydrolipoyl dehydrogenase, with amino-acid sequence MNQFDVAVIGSGPGGYVAAIRCAQLGFKTVIIEKYSTLGGTCLNVGCIPSKALLDSSEHFENAKHTFATHGILIDEPKVDIAQMISRKNDVVDQTTKGINFLMDKNKITVLQGVGSFESATQIKVTKADGSSEVIEAKNTIIATGSKPSSLPFITLDKERVITSTEALNLKEVPKHLIVIGGGVIGLELGSVYLRLGSDVTVVEYLDKIIPGMDGTLSKELQKTLKKQGMKFMLSTAVSGVERNGDTVKVTAKDKKGEDVVVEGDYCLVSVGRRPYTDGLGLEKAGVELDERGRVKTNDHLQTNVPNIYAIGDVVKGAMLAHKAEEEGVFVAETLAGEKPHVNYNLIPGVVYTWPEVAGVGKTEEQLKEAGVAYKTGSFPMRALGRSRASMDTDGVIKILADEKTDEILGVHMIGARAADMIAEAVVAMEFRASAEDIARISHAHPTYTEAIKEAALDATGKRAIHM; translated from the coding sequence ATGAATCAATTCGATGTAGCCGTTATTGGCTCAGGTCCCGGTGGATACGTTGCAGCAATCAGATGTGCGCAATTAGGTTTTAAAACCGTAATTATTGAAAAATATTCTACCCTGGGCGGGACTTGCCTAAACGTTGGATGTATTCCGTCTAAAGCATTACTAGATTCTTCTGAGCATTTTGAAAATGCAAAACACACTTTTGCTACTCATGGTATCCTTATCGATGAGCCTAAAGTAGATATTGCACAAATGATCAGTCGTAAAAATGATGTTGTAGACCAAACAACCAAAGGGATTAACTTCCTAATGGATAAAAATAAAATCACTGTTCTACAAGGTGTAGGGAGTTTTGAATCTGCAACTCAGATTAAAGTAACTAAAGCTGACGGGTCTTCTGAAGTTATCGAAGCTAAAAATACAATCATTGCAACAGGTTCCAAGCCTTCTTCATTACCTTTCATTACATTGGATAAAGAAAGAGTGATTACTTCTACAGAAGCATTAAACCTTAAAGAAGTACCTAAACACCTTATCGTAATCGGTGGAGGAGTTATTGGTCTTGAATTAGGTTCCGTATACCTTCGTTTAGGAAGTGATGTTACTGTAGTAGAGTACCTGGATAAAATTATCCCGGGAATGGATGGTACATTATCTAAAGAATTACAGAAAACTCTTAAAAAGCAAGGGATGAAGTTTATGCTTTCTACTGCTGTTTCAGGAGTTGAAAGAAACGGAGATACTGTAAAAGTTACGGCTAAAGATAAAAAAGGAGAAGACGTAGTTGTTGAAGGTGATTACTGTCTTGTATCTGTAGGACGCCGTCCATATACAGATGGTTTAGGTCTTGAGAAAGCTGGTGTTGAATTAGATGAAAGAGGAAGAGTAAAGACTAACGATCATTTACAGACTAATGTTCCGAATATCTATGCTATCGGAGATGTGGTAAAAGGAGCAATGCTTGCTCACAAAGCTGAAGAAGAAGGTGTGTTTGTAGCTGAAACTTTAGCAGGAGAAAAACCTCACGTTAACTACAACCTTATTCCGGGTGTTGTTTACACTTGGCCTGAAGTTGCTGGTGTAGGTAAAACTGAAGAGCAGCTAAAAGAAGCTGGTGTAGCTTACAAAACCGGATCGTTCCCAATGCGTGCATTAGGCCGTTCCAGAGCAAGTATGGATACTGATGGTGTAATCAAGATTCTTGCTGATGAGAAGACTGATGAGATCCTTGGTGTACATATGATAGGGGCAAGAGCTGCAGATATGATTGCTGAAGCTGTAG
- a CDS encoding shikimate kinase → MIIHILGASGSGVTTLGNYISKKLGWKYLDSDDFFWEKTDVPYTVKRDPKSRDAEILKLLKSGESIIFGGSCISWSPEIHSCFDKIVFFICATGK, encoded by the coding sequence ATGATTATTCATATTTTGGGGGCTTCAGGTTCCGGGGTTACAACGCTGGGAAATTATATCAGCAAGAAATTAGGATGGAAATATCTGGATTCGGATGATTTTTTCTGGGAGAAAACAGATGTGCCCTATACGGTAAAAAGAGATCCCAAAAGCAGAGATGCGGAAATTTTAAAATTGTTAAAAAGCGGGGAGTCCATAATTTTCGGTGGCAGCTGTATTAGCTGGTCACCGGAAATTCATTCCTGTTTCGATAAAATTGTTTTTTTTATTTGTGCCACCGGAAAATAG
- a CDS encoding M14 family zinc carboxypeptidase has product MASVFEYFTNVNFSNRYILPQKLFSYLQENYSDYISEVGKSVLGQPVYQFSIGNGPVNVLAWSQMHGNESTATLAMLDLLYSLDKNTELKERLFSKITLDFIFMLNPDGSEKWTRRNALDIDMNRDFLKESSPEIKILKKIAKEKKYDYALNLHDQRTIFTTDGVHPATLSFLAPSFDQDRTLNENRKKSMAIIAHIYSDLKNKMPNRIGRYTDEFYPTSTGDNFMLAGIPTVLFEGGHSEGDYLRKETRKYYTLALYDALAAMSIIPGQTLGYEIYFDIPENQQTHYDLIYRNVKLNTDFDCILDVAVQYKEVINEGDDEISFVPVVAEVGDIGKKRAWKEIDATGKKFISEKKYPKLDEEVNFSLG; this is encoded by the coding sequence ATGGCATCAGTTTTTGAATACTTCACAAATGTAAACTTTTCAAATCGCTATATTTTGCCTCAAAAATTATTTTCCTACCTGCAGGAGAATTACAGCGATTATATATCAGAGGTAGGCAAGTCGGTTTTAGGACAACCAGTCTATCAATTTTCAATAGGTAACGGACCTGTAAACGTCCTTGCCTGGTCACAGATGCACGGAAACGAATCTACCGCAACACTGGCAATGCTGGACCTGCTTTATTCACTGGATAAGAATACCGAACTAAAGGAAAGGCTTTTTAGTAAAATAACATTGGACTTTATCTTTATGCTGAATCCGGATGGTTCGGAAAAATGGACCAGGCGTAATGCATTGGATATTGATATGAACAGAGACTTCCTGAAAGAGTCGAGTCCGGAAATTAAAATTCTGAAAAAGATAGCTAAAGAGAAAAAATACGATTATGCCTTAAATCTGCATGACCAGAGAACCATCTTTACAACTGACGGGGTACATCCGGCAACTTTGTCTTTTCTGGCTCCTTCTTTTGATCAGGATCGAACGCTGAATGAAAACCGAAAAAAGAGTATGGCTATCATTGCTCATATTTATTCGGATCTCAAAAACAAAATGCCTAACCGTATCGGACGTTACACGGATGAATTTTATCCAACATCAACCGGAGACAATTTTATGCTGGCTGGTATTCCGACAGTATTGTTTGAAGGTGGACATTCGGAAGGTGACTACCTGAGAAAAGAAACCCGTAAATATTATACACTGGCATTGTACGATGCACTGGCAGCAATGTCCATTATTCCCGGACAGACACTGGGGTATGAAATTTACTTTGACATTCCGGAAAACCAACAAACCCATTATGATCTTATTTACCGAAATGTAAAACTAAATACAGATTTCGATTGTATATTGGATGTTGCTGTGCAGTATAAAGAGGTGATTAATGAAGGCGATGACGAGATTTCCTTTGTTCCTGTTGTTGCAGAAGTTGGAGATATAGGCAAGAAGAGAGCCTGGAAAGAAATTGATGCGACCGGGAAGAAATTTATATCAGAAAAAAAATATCCAAAGCTGGATGAAGAAGTAAACTTCAGTCTGGGGTAA
- a CDS encoding TerC/Alx family metal homeostasis membrane protein, with protein MSGELLFIIGFLAIVLLILVIDLGLFSKKSKNKENNNKSVSLKQAILMSIFVICVALGFYFFLMQFGHFLHNIDSMERLQQVIAKHHHPVKIIPGDLETSIELYDKNLALEYITGYIVEYALSIDNIFVILLIFGSFKVAEKNYHKVLIWGILGAIIMRFIFIFVGASLISRFEWIMYVFGAFLVFTGIRMFFNKEEEHIDTEKHPVVKFANKYFKVHNKFEGNKFFVVVDGIKKMTPLFLVLLIIEFTDLIFAVDSIPAIFSVTKDPYIVFFSNIFAIIGLRSMFFLLANIVDKFKYLKTGLAFLLTFIGLKMIFHHQLEDWGFKTTHSLLIILGILGTSIAASLISSSTAGKRSKTNH; from the coding sequence ATGAGTGGAGAACTTTTATTTATCATAGGCTTTTTAGCCATTGTATTATTAATCCTGGTTATCGATCTTGGATTATTCAGTAAAAAGAGTAAGAACAAAGAAAATAACAATAAGTCTGTATCGCTAAAACAAGCAATACTGATGAGTATATTCGTTATATGTGTGGCTCTTGGATTCTATTTTTTCCTGATGCAGTTCGGGCACTTCCTTCATAATATAGACAGTATGGAAAGGTTACAGCAGGTTATAGCCAAACACCACCACCCTGTCAAGATAATTCCCGGTGATCTGGAGACCAGTATAGAACTTTATGATAAAAACCTGGCATTAGAATATATCACAGGTTATATTGTAGAATACGCCTTATCTATTGATAATATTTTCGTTATACTCCTTATATTCGGATCCTTTAAAGTTGCTGAAAAGAATTATCACAAGGTGCTTATATGGGGAATATTGGGAGCTATTATCATGCGTTTCATTTTTATATTCGTAGGAGCATCCCTTATCAGCCGATTCGAGTGGATTATGTACGTATTTGGAGCATTTCTTGTCTTTACAGGTATCAGAATGTTCTTTAACAAAGAAGAAGAGCATATAGATACTGAAAAGCATCCGGTAGTAAAGTTTGCCAACAAATACTTTAAAGTTCATAACAAATTCGAAGGAAATAAGTTCTTTGTAGTGGTAGACGGGATCAAAAAAATGACACCATTGTTCCTAGTATTGTTAATCATAGAGTTCACCGATCTTATTTTTGCTGTGGATTCTATTCCGGCAATTTTTTCAGTAACTAAAGACCCTTATATTGTATTCTTTTCCAACATATTTGCCATTATAGGACTTAGATCTATGTTCTTTCTACTGGCTAACATTGTAGACAAATTCAAATATTTAAAAACCGGGCTGGCCTTCTTATTGACGTTTATCGGGTTAAAGATGATCTTTCATCATCAACTGGAAGACTGGGGCTTCAAAACAACCCATTCCCTGTTGATTATCTTAGGTATTTTAGGTACTAGCATTGCTGCATCTTTAATCTCGTCCTCAACAGCCGGAAAACGGTCAAAAACTAATCATTAA
- a CDS encoding helix-turn-helix domain-containing protein: MEISDRIKKIIDHYGYSPSEFADTIEVPRSSISHITSGRNKASLDFIVKIKNRFPEIQWDWLIDGQGDMTKQAVQEPEEIDNSAEEINIPEEEEEPSSPLDLFTLAPDFSSPIIEEPDAPEISSSGESDIPIKGTEENAPDDSQRLAIEEIFAPMQSTGNQERAIKRIVFFFEDGKFEVFTP, encoded by the coding sequence ATGGAAATTTCAGACAGAATTAAAAAAATCATCGATCACTATGGCTATTCTCCATCAGAATTTGCTGATACGATCGAAGTACCCCGTTCCAGTATTTCGCATATCACTTCAGGAAGAAATAAAGCTTCTCTGGATTTCATTGTCAAGATTAAAAACAGATTTCCCGAGATACAGTGGGACTGGTTAATCGACGGACAGGGAGATATGACGAAACAGGCTGTTCAGGAACCTGAAGAAATTGATAATTCTGCTGAAGAAATTAATATTCCGGAAGAGGAAGAAGAGCCTTCTTCCCCACTCGATTTATTTACTTTGGCTCCCGATTTTTCTTCTCCAATAATTGAAGAACCTGACGCACCGGAAATCTCATCTTCCGGAGAATCGGATATACCGATAAAAGGTACAGAGGAAAACGCTCCAGACGATTCTCAGCGATTAGCTATTGAGGAAATTTTCGCACCAATGCAAAGTACTGGAAATCAGGAAAGAGCTATAAAACGAATTGTTTTCTTTTTTGAAGACGGAAAATTTGAAGTTTTTACACCTTAA
- a CDS encoding glycosyl hydrolase family 95 catalytic domain-containing protein, with protein MNHFSTIYIRIQILLLFCFFSSLFGQNSWVIEAENIDPKHYTGISVSNGMIGVVSSPEPMKVSQTILAGVYDQYGRGRTSNFLSGFNLLDLNLTIDGTPVNLDNISNYKQKLDMKKASFAGSFDYKDIATVQYSYIAIRNLPNNVMMNVSIKAKKNITFRAENLLKLPPGFKDNQQFYTEITPPHAKIPLLTSLAKSPTGSITMAASSTFVFPEKHGEQPEIKHNKKDNEEHTMGFSRELQASQTYTFSLVGTLISSAQVKDPLNYAERLSIYAGLQGIETIKTKHEAEWQKLWEGDIQIEGDPQVQQDVHNMLYHLYSFSREGSDTSLSPVGLSGVGYNGHVFWDTELFMFKPLLFFKPEIAKSLVGYRFNRLKAAEENARIYGYKGAMYPWESAVSGEEETPVWALTGTYEHHITGDVAFAAWHYYLFTKDVQWLKEKGWPILEKTAEFWESRVEKKNGKYHILNVVAADEWAENVDNNAYTNAIAKLNFEYANEAAKILKLPVNKNWENIADKLIFSKLENGVTREHDSYTGQKIKQADVNLLAYPLGIIDSKEQILKDLLYYQEKVPQEKTPAMTKSIFALLHSKLGNGKEAYKWFKESYEHNLLPPFRVLAETAEGDNPYFITGAGGTLQAVIMGFAGVDFGTDGKIIQAKNALPPHWKKITVKGIGMQKQTFSNPSLR; from the coding sequence ATGAATCATTTTTCTACTATATATATAAGGATACAAATTTTATTACTTTTTTGTTTTTTCAGTTCTCTTTTCGGCCAGAATTCATGGGTTATTGAAGCTGAAAATATTGATCCGAAGCATTACACCGGTATTAGTGTTTCCAACGGAATGATAGGTGTGGTTTCTTCTCCGGAACCTATGAAAGTGAGTCAGACAATCCTGGCTGGAGTTTATGATCAGTATGGACGTGGAAGAACCAGTAATTTCCTTTCCGGTTTCAATTTACTGGACCTTAACCTTACAATTGACGGAACGCCTGTAAATCTGGATAATATATCCAATTACAAACAAAAACTGGACATGAAAAAAGCATCTTTTGCAGGGAGTTTTGATTATAAGGATATTGCAACAGTACAATATAGCTATATTGCCATCCGTAACCTTCCTAACAATGTGATGATGAATGTAAGCATTAAAGCAAAAAAGAATATCACTTTTAGAGCCGAAAATCTATTAAAACTACCTCCGGGATTTAAAGATAATCAACAATTTTATACTGAAATTACACCGCCACATGCTAAAATTCCGCTTCTGACGTCTCTTGCTAAAAGCCCTACCGGAAGTATTACAATGGCAGCCAGTAGTACATTTGTATTTCCCGAAAAACATGGTGAACAGCCTGAAATTAAACATAATAAGAAAGATAATGAAGAGCATACAATGGGGTTTTCCCGGGAATTGCAAGCATCTCAGACCTATACTTTTTCGCTTGTGGGGACGCTTATCTCTTCTGCTCAGGTTAAAGATCCTTTAAATTATGCAGAGCGGCTCAGTATATATGCCGGATTGCAGGGTATTGAAACAATAAAAACAAAGCACGAAGCTGAATGGCAAAAGCTGTGGGAAGGAGATATCCAAATAGAAGGAGATCCGCAAGTACAGCAGGATGTACATAATATGCTGTATCACCTGTATTCTTTTTCACGCGAAGGAAGTGATACATCGCTGTCGCCGGTGGGACTAAGTGGCGTTGGGTATAACGGGCATGTTTTTTGGGATACCGAATTATTTATGTTCAAACCCTTGTTATTTTTTAAACCGGAAATAGCCAAAAGTCTGGTAGGTTATAGGTTTAACAGGCTAAAAGCTGCTGAAGAAAATGCCAGAATATATGGTTACAAAGGTGCAATGTACCCTTGGGAAAGTGCTGTTTCGGGAGAGGAAGAAACGCCTGTGTGGGCACTTACAGGAACATATGAACACCACATTACCGGAGATGTAGCTTTTGCAGCATGGCATTATTATCTGTTTACAAAAGATGTACAATGGCTGAAAGAAAAAGGATGGCCTATATTGGAGAAAACGGCAGAATTTTGGGAGAGCCGCGTGGAGAAAAAGAATGGTAAATACCATATTCTGAATGTTGTAGCAGCTGATGAATGGGCAGAGAATGTAGACAATAATGCCTATACCAATGCTATCGCGAAACTCAACTTTGAATATGCAAATGAAGCCGCGAAAATATTGAAATTACCAGTGAATAAGAACTGGGAAAATATAGCTGATAAACTGATATTTTCAAAGCTAGAAAACGGAGTTACAAGGGAACACGATAGTTATACCGGACAAAAAATAAAGCAGGCAGATGTGAATCTGCTGGCTTATCCTTTGGGTATTATTGATTCTAAAGAGCAGATCCTTAAAGACTTGTTGTATTATCAGGAGAAGGTTCCGCAAGAAAAAACACCAGCCATGACGAAATCGATTTTTGCATTGCTACACAGCAAATTAGGAAATGGAAAAGAAGCCTATAAATGGTTTAAAGAGTCCTATGAACACAATCTCCTGCCTCCGTTCAGAGTACTGGCAGAAACAGCTGAAGGTGATAATCCTTATTTTATAACCGGTGCTGGCGGAACATTACAAGCTGTGATTATGGGATTTGCAGGAGTTGATTTTGGTACGGACGGAAAAATTATACAGGCTAAAAATGCATTACCCCCACACTGGAAAAAAATTACGGTAAAAGGAATCGGAATGCAGAAACAAACTTTTTCCAATCCTTCTTTAAGATAA
- the rplS gene encoding 50S ribosomal protein L19 produces MDLIKYVQDKYITKKEFPEFKAGDTITVYYEIKEGNKTRTQFFKGVVIQLRGTGATKTFTIRKMSGDVGVERVFPINMPALQKIEVNRKGKVRRARIYYFRDLRGKKARIKDRAHGAR; encoded by the coding sequence ATGGATTTAATTAAGTACGTACAAGACAAGTACATTACAAAAAAAGAATTCCCTGAATTCAAAGCTGGTGATACCATTACTGTGTATTACGAAATTAAGGAAGGTAACAAAACCAGAACTCAGTTCTTTAAAGGTGTTGTTATTCAGTTAAGAGGAACAGGTGCTACTAAAACTTTTACTATCCGTAAAATGAGCGGTGACGTAGGTGTTGAAAGAGTATTCCCTATTAACATGCCTGCACTTCAGAAAATTGAAGTTAACAGAAAAGGTAAAGTTAGAAGAGCTAGAATCTACTACTTCCGTGACCTTAGAGGTAAGAAAGCAAGAATTAAAGACAGAGCTCACGGCGCTAGATAA
- a CDS encoding NUDIX hydrolase, translated as MKQLHTAGLITLKDKKLLLAFSKNKQAWYLPGGKIDAGESSEEALIREIHEELNLTLKAEELSFFAHISAPAYGEDNLLMEQDCFLVHLNKTIHPNAEIEAVKYFSLEEYKRENIQVAGVLIAFAELEKQELI; from the coding sequence ATGAAACAACTTCATACTGCAGGATTAATTACATTAAAAGACAAGAAGCTACTTCTGGCCTTCAGTAAAAACAAACAAGCCTGGTATCTCCCTGGCGGAAAAATAGATGCAGGGGAAAGTTCGGAAGAGGCATTGATCCGTGAAATACATGAGGAACTTAATCTGACTTTAAAAGCAGAAGAATTAAGCTTTTTCGCTCATATTTCGGCTCCAGCATACGGTGAAGACAACTTATTAATGGAACAGGACTGCTTTTTGGTTCATTTGAATAAAACGATACATCCAAATGCTGAAATTGAAGCTGTTAAATATTTCAGTCTTGAAGAATACAAAAGAGAAAATATACAGGTAGCCGGTGTTTTAATAGCATTTGCTGAGCTTGAAAAACAAGAGCTTATTTAA
- a CDS encoding AraC family transcriptional regulator, with the protein MAFLHQNDEFNADSRPENITGIASDMVMHDSGFHSHQKKVQLLYAPSGCMTVVTPEKQLILPPSKLLWIPAGEEHRVTFRNVVAYRSIYFSLKYVTENCLPESIQVLNVNPLLREIIERICFWPWDMEEEEQRSILAVFREELKIAPKEPLVFSMPKDVRLQKKVEEWILRISQPPFLNVLSGEVGAGEKTISRIFIKETGFSYQEWRLQWRLHRAIELLSEGRTVGETAFELSFSSDSAFVDFFKKQTGATPLQYMLQ; encoded by the coding sequence ATGGCTTTTTTACATCAGAATGATGAATTTAATGCAGATAGCAGGCCTGAAAATATAACGGGTATTGCTTCGGATATGGTGATGCATGATTCAGGATTTCATAGTCATCAGAAAAAAGTACAGCTGTTGTATGCTCCCTCGGGTTGCATGACGGTTGTTACGCCGGAAAAACAGCTTATTCTGCCACCATCCAAATTATTGTGGATTCCGGCAGGAGAGGAGCATAGAGTTACTTTTCGCAATGTAGTGGCCTACAGATCTATTTATTTTTCGTTGAAGTATGTGACGGAAAATTGTCTTCCGGAAAGTATACAAGTGCTGAATGTAAATCCGTTGCTAAGAGAAATTATAGAAAGAATTTGTTTCTGGCCATGGGACATGGAAGAGGAGGAGCAAAGAAGTATTCTCGCTGTATTCAGGGAAGAGCTTAAAATAGCTCCAAAAGAGCCTTTAGTCTTTTCAATGCCCAAAGATGTGAGATTGCAGAAAAAAGTGGAGGAATGGATATTAAGAATCTCTCAGCCGCCGTTTCTGAATGTTCTATCTGGTGAAGTAGGAGCTGGTGAAAAAACAATTAGCAGAATTTTTATAAAAGAAACCGGATTTTCATACCAGGAATGGAGATTGCAATGGCGCCTGCACAGAGCTATAGAGCTGCTTTCGGAAGGTAGAACTGTGGGAGAAACAGCTTTTGAGCTTAGTTTTTCATCAGATAGTGCTTTTGTCGATTTTTTTAAAAAACAGACAGGGGCGACTCCATTACAATATATGCTGCAGTGA
- a CDS encoding multidrug effflux MFS transporter encodes MKKTNALWILILLVMFPQFVETIYSPALPLIARKFGVSEETATLTISFYFIAFAAGVIFWGIQCDRIGRKKSMLSGLFTYSTGAIIALVARNFEILLLARIISAFGIAVGSVVTQTILRDLYDKEQIGKAFSFVGIGLSISPVIGMLTGAVMSSHLGYMGVFGLLFILAIILIFLAQRNLKETVVPNKHINIKSSLHLLKKMLNDRYIWRDSILVMSFNVMLFSYYSLAPFIFKKEGFSTTDFGYSGFILAIGTLIGALTNKRLIKKGFKSEILIRIGGINAFIAALIVEASGEKIWFLIPFCFIVMAYGIAIPNILSTALFMYKSETGSAGAVFGLIYYILIGLGLVITGAIQHLGLSLSIFSGIALGAILLLKKNTATL; translated from the coding sequence ATGAAAAAGACAAATGCTCTCTGGATATTGATTTTACTAGTCATGTTTCCTCAGTTTGTAGAAACCATTTATAGCCCTGCATTACCATTGATTGCAAGAAAATTTGGTGTAAGCGAAGAAACAGCAACACTTACGATCAGTTTTTATTTTATCGCCTTCGCTGCCGGAGTTATATTCTGGGGTATACAATGCGACCGTATTGGCCGTAAAAAATCTATGCTATCCGGATTATTTACCTATAGTACCGGAGCTATTATTGCCCTTGTTGCCAGAAATTTTGAAATATTGCTTCTGGCGAGGATTATTTCAGCCTTCGGTATCGCAGTTGGCTCAGTTGTTACCCAGACAATATTGCGTGATCTTTATGATAAAGAACAAATTGGAAAAGCTTTTTCTTTTGTAGGAATAGGACTTTCTATCAGTCCGGTTATCGGAATGCTTACAGGTGCTGTAATGTCTTCCCATCTTGGATATATGGGTGTTTTCGGATTGTTATTTATTCTGGCCATTATACTCATCTTTTTGGCACAAAGGAACCTTAAAGAGACAGTTGTCCCAAACAAACATATAAACATTAAATCCTCTCTTCACTTATTAAAAAAGATGCTGAATGATCGTTATATATGGAGAGACAGTATTTTAGTGATGAGTTTCAATGTGATGTTATTTTCCTATTATTCATTAGCTCCTTTTATTTTCAAAAAAGAAGGTTTTAGTACTACTGATTTTGGTTATAGCGGCTTTATCCTGGCTATAGGAACACTTATAGGTGCTTTAACAAATAAAAGGCTGATTAAAAAAGGATTTAAATCCGAAATACTTATCAGAATCGGCGGTATTAATGCATTTATTGCAGCTCTTATCGTTGAAGCTTCAGGAGAAAAAATCTGGTTTCTGATTCCATTTTGTTTTATTGTCATGGCATACGGAATAGCTATCCCGAATATATTAAGCACAGCGCTATTCATGTACAAAAGCGAAACAGGATCAGCGGGTGCTGTTTTCGGGCTTATCTATTATATTTTAATAGGTCTTGGGCTTGTGATTACCGGTGCTATTCAACATCTTGGGCTCTCACTTAGCATTTTTTCCGGGATTGCCCTGGGCGCGATTCTGCTTCTTAAAAAAAATACAGCCACTTTGTAA
- a CDS encoding alpha/beta fold hydrolase — translation MKKIRIGFMAIGLVLCLSVTAQELKPLDAYLTTVNYPYPENYIKFESQGQNMEMVYMDVKPVTANGKTIVLLHGKNFNAAYWKKTAEVLLKEGFRVIMPDQIGFGKSSKPHDYQFSFSQLAYNTRLILDKLKIDKAIILGHSMGGMIATRFTLQYPERVEKLVLENPIGLEDYRTFAGYETIDEAYQGELKNTVETYRNYQLKFYYDNKWKEEYQPWLNMLAGWTLHKDYPKVAWDAALTTDMIYNQPVCYEFQNIKRPTLLIIGTRDRTAIVKNRAPKELQDKMGLYNELGKKTQEKIPGSILVELDNVGHLPHIEVFDQFAGALLPFIKE, via the coding sequence ATGAAAAAGATTAGAATTGGTTTTATGGCTATAGGTTTAGTGCTGTGTTTATCTGTTACTGCACAGGAGTTAAAACCTTTGGATGCTTATCTCACAACGGTAAACTATCCATATCCTGAGAATTATATAAAGTTTGAATCCCAGGGACAGAATATGGAAATGGTGTACATGGATGTAAAGCCGGTAACAGCTAACGGTAAAACAATTGTGCTGTTGCATGGCAAAAACTTTAATGCTGCCTATTGGAAGAAAACCGCAGAAGTTTTATTGAAAGAAGGCTTTAGAGTAATAATGCCGGATCAGATAGGTTTTGGGAAATCCAGTAAACCTCATGATTATCAGTTTTCCTTTTCACAACTTGCTTATAATACCAGGCTTATTTTAGATAAACTGAAGATAGATAAGGCGATTATCCTAGGCCACTCTATGGGGGGAATGATTGCAACAAGGTTTACTTTGCAATATCCGGAACGTGTTGAAAAACTGGTATTGGAAAATCCAATAGGATTGGAAGATTACAGGACATTTGCCGGTTATGAAACTATAGATGAAGCATATCAGGGAGAGCTGAAGAACACCGTAGAGACTTACAGAAATTATCAGCTGAAATTCTATTATGATAATAAATGGAAAGAAGAATATCAGCCATGGTTGAATATGCTGGCAGGGTGGACACTGCATAAAGATTATCCTAAAGTAGCCTGGGATGCAGCATTAACAACGGATATGATCTATAATCAGCCGGTATGTTATGAATTCCAGAATATCAAAAGACCTACGCTGCTTATTATTGGTACCAGAGACAGGACAGCAATAGTGAAAAACCGTGCACCAAAAGAATTGCAGGATAAAATGGGATTGTATAATGAACTGGGTAAGAAAACTCAGGAAAAAATTCCGGGTTCAATACTGGTAGAATTAGATAATGTAGGACATCTCCCACATATTGAAGTTTTCGATCAGTTTGCAGGGGCATTGTTGCCTTTTATAAAAGAATAA